One window of uncultured Methanobrevibacter sp. genomic DNA carries:
- a CDS encoding Ig-like domain repeat protein, with protein MVVSANDDNTTFTELNDEPNINELYVSPNGSDEDGIGSNDSPFQSIKHAADIADNNSKIILKQGTYSGSLNTNININKYLTIETMGDVTLNGEGKNYFFKINKDSSLILNNIKFINAYTDSYSQLGAINNQGKLLVNNSSFNNMNSLMSTFYNEGELIIDNTIISNSKSKNIAKSITNLGNCTISNSKLNDAIQNDRDLPNIYNFKNINIIKSQISHLKSNDEYEPSKYQTGVISIENSTLTLIEAEKANAKLLNSNINRRFSFDGCNVYVDNCKISPSSAIQFNTLSIFNSNFTATNTIFDVSISSGHTNFNITHSSILYGISGRGDKSILYAPYNWWGVNSGPVIEYFKNINISNWAIASFEIEDGNNSVGTSSKFITSFKWFDGNNIFDLKENESLPTRPVYFEAQNGRFLYSSGSLRKTFENYLVGNTLDCSVYSTVDNQKLTLTIGKGYSAYNYFVAPWGKDKPEAGSLENPYRSLGYAMSQVVDGNTICLLEGNYNSSLNSNIAISKNITIVGLGNVKYLRANGVNIITVQELGNVNVKNINFGCEVREYDDNLFLVRGGTLNIENCTFTSISSGGVIYTSPGVDKNSLIIIKNSRFSDISGSVITGSADVNIENCSFEKISNFYTIAGMENYNALFTITASIEIYNSEFKDNKMGIITLHPFTYSRSSLLGASNSQYSNEYTRYAYIENSTFTNNIFTNMDNSYSTNGIGLDIADSYGTFYGFINNCTFNGNRGKIAKATSVNSSSFYNNHGCDYGGKALIEAELINNSLFISNLNRYTDYSQASYGEGIASAQTITYSTFINNQASFGGAVSNSKEIHYCIFVNNTALYSGNDIYSNSGDVDYSSNWWGDNKKPDDSKIFIFLGNLKLTDWVIMTFESYYENVVKASLDNVVDDDGNIKKIGKILPSRPVYFAINFGNITPESSYLKENVAYANVSYNLNSTDFKAYATIDNQILDLNLRNTNTMIIIENVTVKGNDNKYYVDLINANGFKIANQTLAVQVINSDNESKVFTIKTNDNGRGSFDIDFPIGKYDVLVNYYGNGYYEKSSALAKIEVVTLFTEVISYNYSYYGKNNIFYGILHDENGKNLVNYNLTFTIISSNGESRTITSNTNYYGRSEIVLNLAPGEYDIKVEYLGDSWYAYSSNSSHIVIKAVNTTLIAPDSTLYGEGNLYNITLKDSYGTLIKGENINVEISQGNLTDNFILQTNENGIARLTVNYLPGTYNVKATYKGDDIYESAEDSGKITVNKVLTIVTGFHHKVIPLNGIYSVVLNDMYGNRINNGTITLNCYQGKLIKTYSNTTDPNGEASFVIDLAEGTYLTTIDYDGSLWYNDATNAATIVVDKNAVLESVSLNATDLVQYYGENKFFKIDFNDPNAYSQYGKTITVSISNENWSQSFDAVTDAFGTARLQIKLNPGEYNVTYKYSNPYYNIYGSGSNKITIYKMPVSLTANDLIININEQRLFEATLKDINGNAISNMQILMKLNGNDYIITTNDKGVASLPLNLNIGEYEIEYSLSNPNYIYSSNANKILVVDSKQTSTQIIAEDINEDENNPVNFTLTLTDCLNNGISYSEVTIEIINSNGKSIKNITDVTDANGNAIFKFNLNYGKYTVKANFQGNDIYLPSSSVNVANIESSDNRTKTVIYTDNVQISTNDTFTIILRDENGKLLSNKEITFLIKNMAYSTKTNSEGKASVKVDVTSGMHNVNVIFNGDDNLRQSSNLVKLYVSNLFTKIYAPSLIKYYRNSTQFHALLTSDSGRPIANQIMSVVLDSAIYNCTTNETGWITLDINLKPGHYDVECYFANESSEEYSFNKTTIDVLTTILGKDEVKAYGDSPYLTIKFLDGLGNGIKNKDFIIGIDKTNYYATTNDEGIFYFNLNLNVGNHIISVINPFDGLSESYKLTITPTVIVNNLLKVLGDGQYYIATFYDKNNSLITNKNVNVIINGINHTYKTDSEGNIKLSMELNPNNYLVTTINPVTGEYVENTVKVLSPISENKDLTMYFTSGSKFKVRIITAGGKPAGQGKTVKFKINSKTYTTKTNKNGYASLKINLKAKKYTITTQYGKYKATNKITVKPLLTAKNISKKKVKKVTFKAKLVTSKGKVAKGKKITFKFKSKKYMAKTNNKGIASIKLTLTPGNYKIHTIYGKSKISNKIIIKK; from the coding sequence ATGGTTGTTAGTGCTAATGATGACAATACTACATTTACAGAACTTAATGATGAACCAAATATAAATGAATTATATGTAAGTCCGAACGGAAGCGATGAAGATGGAATAGGCAGCAATGATTCTCCTTTTCAAAGCATAAAACATGCTGCGGATATTGCAGATAACAACTCCAAAATTATTTTAAAACAAGGAACTTACAGCGGATCTTTAAACACAAACATTAACATCAACAAATATTTAACAATAGAAACAATGGGAGATGTTACTTTAAATGGTGAGGGTAAAAATTATTTCTTTAAAATAAATAAGGACTCATCATTAATATTGAATAATATAAAATTCATTAATGCTTATACCGACTCATATTCCCAGCTGGGAGCAATTAACAATCAGGGAAAATTACTGGTTAACAATTCTTCCTTCAACAACATGAACAGCCTAATGTCAACATTTTACAATGAAGGAGAACTAATCATTGACAATACAATCATTTCAAATTCAAAATCTAAAAACATCGCAAAAAGTATCACAAATTTAGGTAACTGTACAATATCCAATTCTAAATTGAATGATGCAATCCAAAATGACAGAGATTTACCAAACATATACAACTTTAAAAACATTAACATTATTAAATCTCAGATTTCACATTTAAAGTCAAATGATGAATACGAACCCTCAAAATATCAGACAGGAGTCATCTCAATTGAAAATTCAACATTAACACTAATAGAGGCCGAAAAGGCAAATGCAAAACTTTTAAATTCTAACATTAACAGACGCTTTTCATTTGACGGATGTAATGTTTATGTTGATAACTGTAAAATATCTCCCTCCTCAGCAATTCAGTTTAACACATTATCAATCTTCAATTCAAATTTTACAGCAACAAATACAATATTTGATGTATCAATATCAAGCGGGCATACAAACTTTAACATAACTCATTCATCTATTTTATATGGAATTAGCGGCAGAGGAGATAAATCAATATTATATGCTCCTTATAACTGGTGGGGCGTGAATTCTGGTCCTGTAATTGAATATTTCAAAAATATTAATATAAGCAACTGGGCTATTGCATCTTTTGAAATAGAAGATGGAAACAATTCTGTAGGAACTTCATCAAAATTCATAACATCCTTTAAATGGTTTGATGGAAACAATATCTTTGATTTAAAAGAAAATGAATCACTTCCAACACGGCCAGTTTACTTTGAAGCTCAAAATGGAAGATTTTTATACTCTTCAGGAAGCCTGAGAAAAACATTTGAAAATTATCTTGTTGGAAATACACTGGACTGCAGCGTTTATTCAACAGTTGACAATCAAAAATTGACATTAACAATTGGAAAAGGATATTCAGCATATAATTATTTTGTAGCTCCATGGGGAAAAGACAAACCCGAAGCGGGCAGTTTAGAAAATCCATACCGATCACTTGGATATGCCATGTCTCAGGTTGTAGATGGAAATACCATATGTTTACTTGAAGGAAACTACAATAGCAGTTTAAATTCAAATATAGCTATTTCAAAAAATATTACAATAGTAGGACTCGGAAATGTTAAGTATTTAAGGGCTAATGGCGTTAACATAATAACCGTTCAAGAATTAGGAAATGTTAATGTTAAAAATATTAATTTCGGTTGCGAAGTAAGAGAATATGACGATAACCTGTTTTTAGTACGCGGAGGTACCTTGAACATAGAAAATTGTACATTTACATCAATTAGCTCAGGTGGTGTTATTTATACATCACCAGGAGTTGACAAAAACAGTTTAATAATAATAAAAAACAGCAGATTCTCAGACATCAGCGGTTCTGTAATAACCGGAAGTGCGGATGTTAATATAGAAAATTGTTCTTTTGAAAAAATTTCCAATTTCTATACAATTGCAGGTATGGAAAATTATAATGCATTGTTTACAATAACAGCGTCTATTGAAATTTACAACTCCGAATTTAAAGACAACAAAATGGGAATTATAACCCTGCACCCATTCACATATTCACGTTCATCATTGCTTGGTGCTTCAAATTCACAATATTCTAACGAATATACAAGATATGCATATATCGAAAATTCAACATTTACAAACAATATTTTTACAAACATGGACAATTCATACTCAACCAATGGAATCGGACTTGATATTGCAGACAGTTACGGAACATTTTATGGATTTATAAACAACTGTACTTTTAACGGCAATAGAGGAAAAATAGCTAAGGCAACTTCAGTTAATTCATCCTCATTTTATAACAATCACGGATGTGATTATGGAGGTAAAGCATTAATTGAAGCTGAATTGATTAACAATTCCCTATTTATCAGTAATTTAAACAGATATACTGACTATAGTCAGGCATCATATGGTGAAGGAATAGCCAGTGCCCAGACAATCACATATTCAACATTCATAAACAATCAAGCATCATTTGGAGGAGCTGTTTCAAATTCAAAAGAAATTCATTACTGCATATTTGTAAATAATACAGCACTATATTCAGGTAATGACATTTATTCCAATTCTGGAGATGTTGACTATTCAAGCAACTGGTGGGGGGACAACAAAAAGCCGGATGATTCCAAAATATTCATTTTCCTCGGAAATTTAAAATTAACAGATTGGGTAATAATGACTTTTGAATCCTACTATGAAAACGTTGTTAAAGCATCTCTGGACAATGTAGTGGATGATGACGGAAACATTAAAAAAATTGGAAAAATACTGCCGTCAAGACCTGTTTATTTCGCTATTAATTTTGGAAACATCACTCCCGAGTCAAGTTATCTTAAAGAAAATGTTGCTTATGCCAATGTAAGTTATAATTTAAATTCTACTGATTTTAAGGCATATGCAACTATTGACAATCAAATTTTAGATTTAAACCTTAGAAACACAAATACAATGATAATAATTGAGAATGTTACAGTTAAAGGAAACGATAACAAATATTATGTTGATTTGATTAATGCAAACGGTTTTAAAATTGCAAATCAAACATTAGCAGTGCAAGTTATTAATTCAGACAATGAAAGCAAAGTATTTACAATTAAAACCAATGATAACGGCAGAGGAAGTTTCGATATCGATTTTCCTATTGGAAAATATGACGTTCTAGTTAATTACTATGGAAATGGATACTATGAAAAATCCAGTGCTTTGGCAAAAATAGAAGTTGTAACATTATTTACTGAGGTTATATCATACAACTACTCATATTATGGCAAGAATAATATATTTTATGGAATTTTACATGATGAAAACGGCAAAAATTTGGTTAACTACAATTTAACATTTACAATCATCTCATCTAATGGAGAATCAAGAACAATCACTTCAAATACTAATTATTACGGCAGAAGTGAAATCGTACTTAATTTAGCACCTGGAGAATATGACATTAAAGTGGAATACTTAGGAGATTCCTGGTATGCATACAGTTCAAATAGCTCCCACATAGTAATCAAAGCTGTTAACACAACACTGATTGCTCCTGATTCAACATTATACGGTGAAGGAAATCTTTACAACATCACTTTAAAGGATTCCTACGGAACATTAATCAAAGGAGAAAACATTAATGTTGAAATCTCACAGGGAAATCTAACCGATAATTTCATATTGCAAACAAATGAAAATGGAATAGCCCGTTTAACTGTCAACTATTTGCCGGGAACATACAATGTTAAAGCTACCTACAAAGGAGATGACATTTATGAATCTGCTGAAGATTCCGGTAAAATAACTGTCAACAAGGTTTTAACAATCGTGACAGGTTTCCACCATAAAGTAATTCCATTAAATGGTATTTATAGTGTTGTTTTAAATGACATGTATGGAAACAGAATTAACAATGGAACTATAACTCTAAACTGCTATCAGGGAAAATTAATTAAAACTTACAGCAACACAACAGATCCTAATGGAGAAGCATCATTTGTAATTGATTTAGCTGAAGGAACATACCTGACAACAATCGATTATGACGGAAGCCTATGGTATAATGATGCAACAAACGCAGCAACCATTGTAGTTGACAAGAATGCAGTCCTCGAATCAGTTAGTCTTAATGCAACAGATTTAGTGCAATATTACGGTGAAAACAAATTCTTTAAAATCGATTTTAACGATCCTAATGCATACAGCCAATATGGAAAAACAATAACCGTAAGTATATCCAATGAAAATTGGTCCCAATCTTTTGATGCAGTAACAGACGCATTCGGCACTGCCCGCTTACAAATAAAACTAAACCCTGGAGAGTACAATGTCACCTACAAATACTCAAATCCATACTACAACATTTACGGAAGCGGTTCAAATAAAATAACTATCTATAAAATGCCAGTCAGCTTAACCGCTAATGACCTGATTATAAACATCAATGAGCAGAGATTATTCGAAGCAACATTAAAAGACATTAACGGCAATGCGATTTCAAATATGCAAATCCTCATGAAACTAAATGGAAATGACTATATAATTACAACAAATGACAAAGGAGTAGCTAGCCTGCCTTTAAATTTAAATATAGGTGAATATGAAATCGAATACAGTTTATCTAATCCCAACTACATTTACTCATCAAATGCAAATAAGATTTTAGTTGTTGACAGCAAACAGACATCCACACAGATAATTGCCGAAGACATTAATGAAGATGAAAATAATCCAGTTAATTTCACATTAACATTAACAGATTGCCTTAATAACGGCATATCTTACAGTGAGGTGACAATTGAAATAATTAACTCCAACGGAAAATCCATTAAAAACATCACCGATGTTACTGACGCAAATGGTAATGCAATATTTAAATTTAATTTAAACTATGGAAAATACACAGTTAAAGCAAATTTCCAAGGAAATGACATATATTTACCAAGCAGCAGCGTTAATGTAGCCAATATCGAAAGCAGTGACAACCGTACAAAAACAGTGATATATACGGATAATGTTCAGATTAGCACTAATGATACATTTACTATCATTTTAAGAGATGAAAACGGCAAATTGCTTTCAAATAAAGAGATTACATTCCTTATTAAAAACATGGCATATTCCACAAAAACAAACAGCGAAGGAAAAGCTTCCGTTAAAGTTGATGTCACTTCAGGAATGCACAATGTTAATGTCATCTTTAATGGTGACGATAATTTAAGACAAAGCTCCAATCTGGTTAAATTATATGTTTCAAACTTATTTACAAAAATTTACGCCCCTAGTCTGATTAAATACTACAGAAATTCAACCCAGTTCCATGCCTTGCTAACTAGCGATTCAGGAAGGCCAATAGCTAATCAGATAATGTCTGTTGTATTGGACAGTGCAATATACAACTGCACTACAAATGAAACCGGATGGATTACACTGGACATTAACTTAAAGCCAGGCCATTATGATGTCGAATGCTATTTTGCGAATGAAAGCTCTGAAGAATATTCATTCAATAAGACAACAATTGATGTTTTAACAACAATATTGGGCAAAGATGAAGTTAAAGCTTATGGTGACAGCCCATATCTAACTATTAAGTTTTTAGATGGTCTTGGAAATGGAATTAAAAATAAGGATTTCATAATAGGCATTGACAAAACAAATTACTACGCAACAACAAATGATGAAGGAATATTCTACTTTAATTTAAATTTGAATGTAGGAAACCACATCATTTCAGTTATAAATCCTTTTGACGGATTATCTGAAAGCTATAAATTAACAATAACACCAACAGTAATAGTAAATAACCTTTTAAAGGTATTAGGAGATGGCCAATATTACATAGCTACATTTTATGATAAAAACAATTCTTTAATAACAAATAAAAACGTTAATGTAATAATAAATGGAATAAATCACACATACAAAACAGACAGCGAAGGCAATATAAAATTAAGTATGGAACTGAATCCTAATAACTATCTTGTAACAACAATCAATCCCGTGACTGGAGAATATGTTGAAAATACAGTAAAAGTGCTCAGTCCTATAAGTGAAAATAAAGATTTAACAATGTATTTCACCAGCGGATCTAAATTCAAGGTACGCATAATTACTGCAGGCGGCAAACCGGCAGGTCAGGGAAAAACAGTTAAATTTAAAATCAACAGTAAAACCTACACAACTAAAACAAATAAAAATGGTTATGCATCTTTAAAAATCAATTTAAAAGCTAAAAAATATACAATAACAACCCAGTATGGAAAATACAAAGCAACAAATAAAATAACAGTAAAACCACTCTTAACAGCTAAAAATATATCTAAAAAGAAAGTTAAAAAAGTTACATTTAAAGCAAAACTTGTAACCTCCAAAGGTAAAGTTGCTAAAGGTAAAAAAATAACTTTCAAGTTTAAAAGCAAAAAATACATGGCTAAAACCAATAACAAAGGAATAGCCAGTATTAAATTAACATTGACCCCTGGAAACTATAAAATACATACAATTTACGGCAAATCTAAAATTTCCAATAAAATAATTATTAAAAAATAG